The following proteins come from a genomic window of Nostoc sp. ATCC 53789:
- a CDS encoding methyltransferase domain-containing protein: MTDLDNYKQQLKEFYGRRTTYDHEKGTRHPLEAKLLLEFVPLNSGQKILDVATGTGLVAIAAAEKVGSEGSVIGIDMTPGMLHQARLKIAAAKLQNIELVEADVEHFNFTESSFDVVFCCEAIVLFPDILAILQKWYRFLKPGGFVAFTCPPETAFMASLQQRIGARVLGVSLPHILEPLGTPEKCRNLVNQAGFRDIEIKIEPSGRYRPLRDNRLSEIVININFKGNPLLSKLSQEQLNQLQVEYKAEIEKLATDQGIWEDTTKLFVRAQK; the protein is encoded by the coding sequence ATGACTGATCTGGATAATTATAAGCAGCAACTAAAAGAATTTTATGGTAGGAGAACGACTTATGACCATGAGAAAGGTACTCGCCATCCTCTAGAAGCCAAGCTTCTACTTGAATTTGTTCCACTAAATTCGGGGCAGAAAATTCTTGATGTGGCGACTGGAACAGGTTTAGTTGCGATAGCCGCAGCTGAAAAAGTTGGTTCTGAAGGCTCCGTGATAGGGATTGACATGACCCCTGGAATGTTGCATCAAGCAAGACTTAAGATTGCAGCAGCAAAATTACAAAATATCGAGTTAGTTGAGGCGGATGTAGAACATTTCAACTTTACTGAGAGTAGTTTTGATGTTGTCTTTTGCTGTGAGGCAATTGTACTTTTTCCTGACATACTTGCTATTTTGCAAAAGTGGTATCGCTTCTTGAAACCCGGAGGCTTTGTGGCATTCACCTGTCCTCCCGAAACTGCTTTTATGGCCTCTCTTCAGCAGAGGATTGGCGCTAGAGTTTTAGGCGTATCGCTACCACATATCCTTGAACCACTGGGAACTCCAGAAAAGTGTCGGAATTTGGTTAATCAGGCAGGTTTTAGAGATATCGAAATTAAGATTGAACCATCAGGACGTTATCGCCCTCTTAGGGATAACAGATTATCTGAGATAGTAATTAATATAAATTTTAAAGGTAATCCCCTGTTGTCAAAATTATCACAAGAACAATTAAATCAGTTGCAAGTTGAGTACAAAGCAGAAATTGAGAAACTAGCAACCGATCAAGGTATTTGGGAAGATACTACAAAGTTGTTTGTTCGCGCTCAAAAATAA
- a CDS encoding DUF4385 domain-containing protein has product MPFDYSLDFKNIDFRKYPELYRVGKGEQGVLLVEPYKSEILPYWRFKTPEIARESSEKIYEMFLDSLKQDDFIGADMARKFIQMGYTRSRRYANHKTGRKYKQNSETSGSKKEILPYEEDPVKAESAAIFKAKWIQTKTNEKYQELLAKHKQMYESTSPL; this is encoded by the coding sequence ATGCCATTTGATTATTCTTTAGACTTTAAAAATATCGATTTTCGCAAATATCCTGAACTTTATCGCGTTGGCAAGGGTGAACAGGGCGTACTTTTGGTTGAACCATATAAATCAGAAATTCTTCCTTACTGGCGGTTCAAAACTCCTGAGATTGCTAGAGAGTCAAGTGAAAAAATCTACGAAATGTTTCTTGATTCTCTAAAACAAGATGATTTTATCGGCGCGGATATGGCACGAAAGTTTATCCAAATGGGTTATACTCGCTCTCGCCGTTATGCTAATCATAAAACAGGCAGAAAATATAAACAAAATTCGGAAACTTCAGGTTCGAAAAAAGAGATTCTTCCTTACGAAGAAGACCCTGTTAAAGCCGAGTCAGCAGCAATTTTTAAAGCCAAGTGGATACAAACAAAGACAAATGAGAAATATCAAGAGCTTTTAGCCAAGCATAAACAGATGTATGAAAGCACCTCACCTTTGTAA
- a CDS encoding cupin domain-containing protein: MGGNAAFIDSYSIPPLSPHTPHTPHTPHTPHTPHTHAHFSQVRNPGLGPLLVHHQIFLAPWYQEMEKYLVTKEEIESYEGLEKTHFLNSNARRLNKSLGDLTGLKNIGFHIIEVEPGRESTELHMHYHEEECVYVLEGEAEATIGESIYPVKAGDFIGYRAGGKPHKLTNTSNSIFKCIVVGQRLDHDIGDYPNLQKRIYRSKGLKWNLVDMENIAEPVAGKKA; this comes from the coding sequence GTGGGAGGCAATGCAGCGTTCATTGATAGTTATTCAATTCCTCCTCTTTCTCCCCACACTCCCCACACTCCCCACACTCCCCACACTCCCCACACCCCCCACACTCACGCTCATTTCTCACAAGTGAGAAATCCAGGTTTAGGCCCTTTGCTTGTTCACCATCAAATTTTCTTAGCACCTTGGTATCAAGAAATGGAAAAGTATTTAGTCACCAAAGAAGAGATTGAGTCTTATGAAGGACTAGAAAAAACACATTTTCTCAACTCCAATGCTCGCAGACTGAATAAGTCTTTAGGAGATTTGACAGGTTTAAAAAATATCGGTTTCCACATCATTGAAGTAGAGCCTGGACGTGAATCAACGGAGCTTCACATGCACTATCACGAAGAAGAGTGCGTATACGTTCTTGAGGGAGAAGCTGAGGCAACAATTGGAGAAAGCATTTATCCAGTTAAAGCAGGAGATTTTATTGGATATCGCGCTGGTGGTAAGCCGCATAAGCTGACAAACACGAGCAATTCTATATTCAAATGTATAGTAGTTGGTCAAAGGCTAGACCATGATATCGGTGACTATCCAAATTTGCAGAAACGTATATATAGGAGTAAAGGTTTAAAATGGAATCTGGTCGATATGGAAAATATAGCTGAACCAGTAGCAGGTAAGAAAGCATAA
- a CDS encoding VOC family protein, with the protein MLSSTQSVNSVLAPGNLRKVHHIALNVQDMQASRYFYGTILGLHELTGDEVPATLTELVASGKVANFITPDGTILDLFGEPELSPPDPNPEKTFTRAYHLAFDIDPQLFDRAVTVISENKIAIAHGPVTRPTGRGVYFYDPDGFMIEIRCDPEAS; encoded by the coding sequence ATGCTATCTAGTACCCAATCTGTGAACAGTGTCCTTGCGCCAGGAAATTTGCGTAAAGTGCATCACATTGCACTCAATGTCCAGGATATGCAAGCTTCCCGTTACTTTTATGGCACAATCTTGGGTTTACACGAACTTACAGGCGACGAAGTACCCGCAACTCTGACGGAACTTGTCGCATCAGGGAAAGTAGCCAATTTTATTACCCCGGATGGGACAATACTGGATTTATTTGGGGAACCAGAATTATCACCACCAGATCCCAATCCAGAGAAGACATTCACCAGAGCCTACCATTTGGCTTTTGACATCGATCCGCAGTTATTCGATCGCGCGGTGACAGTGATCAGTGAAAATAAAATAGCGATCGCACATGGCCCAGTCACTCGTCCTACTGGTAGAGGTGTGTATTTTTACGATCCAGATGGCTTTATGATTGAAATTCGTTGCGATCCAGAAGCTAGTTAA
- a CDS encoding Uma2 family endonuclease: protein MVNLSLKQRIPPLENGDRLTRYEFERRYQAMSRHQKAELIEGVVYLASPLRFESHAEPHGHLIGWLWTYQIATPGVRLGIEPTVRLDRDNEPQPDGVLLITPAAKGQSRLTDDDYIEGAPELVIEIAASSVAIDLHDKKKVYGRNGVKEYIVWQIFENKLDWFSLQQGEYVSLEVDADGIIKSQVFPGLWLSMSNLLAGNMQQVLAVLQLGLNSPEHQIFVQQ from the coding sequence ATGGTCAACTTATCACTCAAGCAACGAATTCCTCCTTTAGAAAATGGCGATCGCCTCACTCGCTACGAATTTGAACGACGCTATCAGGCAATGTCCCGTCATCAAAAGGCAGAATTAATTGAAGGAGTTGTATATTTGGCATCCCCATTACGCTTTGAAAGTCATGCTGAACCACATGGTCATCTAATCGGTTGGTTGTGGACTTACCAAATTGCCACTCCTGGGGTGAGATTGGGAATTGAGCCAACAGTCCGCTTAGATCGAGACAATGAACCCCAACCAGATGGAGTGTTATTAATCACACCAGCAGCTAAAGGACAATCTCGTTTGACCGATGATGACTACATAGAAGGTGCGCCAGAACTCGTAATAGAGATAGCAGCTAGCAGTGTTGCTATTGACTTACATGACAAGAAAAAAGTCTATGGTCGTAATGGGGTAAAAGAATATATTGTTTGGCAAATATTTGAAAATAAATTAGATTGGTTTAGCCTGCAACAAGGAGAATATGTATCCTTAGAAGTGGACGCAGATGGAATTATCAAAAGTCAAGTATTTCCTGGTTTGTGGTTGTCAATGTCGAATTTACTTGCTGGCAATATGCAGCAAGTATTGGCTGTGTTGCAGTTGGGATTAAATTCGCCAGAACATCAGATATTTGTGCAGCAATAG
- a CDS encoding cation:proton antiporter, translated as MQNLPLMLVPVLAVQKVVGDGVIKPLGHHELLLVLVQLSLLLLVARGLGELMRRINLPPVVGELLAGVLLGPSLFGLLLPDLQAHIFPKSQEQSNLLSVISWLGVLFLLIVTGLETDLKLILRKGKTALLISLGGIIVPFITGFGLGWLLPDSFLADPEKRLVFSLFIATAMSISAVPVIAKVLMDLNLIRRDIGQVTLAAGMTDDTIGWILLSVVSGLASSGKFDLGTIFHSVSAAILFLAIAFTIGRTIVDQILRWVDDYVGGISASISAVLILSLSAAALTHALGLEAALGAFVLGILAGQSRRFSNEAGHMLEVFTASFLAPIFFASAGLKVNLLALLVPQTLLFGLIVLAVACVGKFTGAYLGSRVGGLSHWEGLAMGSGMNARGAMEIVVATIGLSLGVLNPQMYSIIVMVAIVTSLMAPPLLRWTLSKVVMSEEEAQRLEQEEQDSRSFIKQIHRVLIPTSGGPNIQLAAQLVGYMAHQNSIEVTSLYALSDKQPQKKGRRAATQVKDTAAEEALASVAEEMQLPDDTTLQTKMESGRSKAEVILNEANKNYDLIVLGASEQIRPQKTLFNLLVDRVVQEAPCATMVVKSHLPQAKGEICKIAQQKLTKILVPTVGTEYSKNAVEMASTIAAQMGALVMIVNVINLPQVEYILYEQRSLTPVKEIAHDLLEQQAAIGRNLGADVKTYILQGTSPEREILKFAQTQEVDLIILGSSIRMVTGRVFFGHRVDAILSKAHCPVAVITTP; from the coding sequence ATGCAAAACCTGCCCCTAATGTTAGTGCCTGTACTCGCCGTACAGAAAGTAGTAGGTGACGGTGTAATTAAACCTCTCGGTCATCATGAACTGCTGTTGGTGCTGGTGCAACTGTCACTATTGCTGCTCGTAGCGCGGGGATTAGGTGAGTTAATGCGCCGGATTAATCTACCGCCTGTTGTTGGGGAATTATTGGCGGGTGTGCTGCTTGGCCCTTCTCTATTTGGTTTGCTCCTTCCAGACTTGCAAGCTCATATCTTTCCCAAAAGTCAAGAACAGTCTAATTTACTTTCGGTGATTTCTTGGTTAGGTGTGTTATTTTTGCTGATTGTAACTGGGTTGGAGACGGATCTCAAGCTGATTCTTCGTAAGGGTAAAACGGCTCTTTTGATTTCACTGGGCGGAATTATTGTCCCGTTTATCACCGGCTTTGGATTAGGTTGGCTATTGCCAGATAGTTTTTTAGCTGACCCAGAAAAGCGACTAGTATTCAGTCTATTTATCGCTACAGCAATGAGTATTTCAGCAGTACCAGTAATTGCCAAGGTGCTGATGGACTTAAACCTGATTCGCCGTGATATTGGTCAAGTTACCTTAGCCGCGGGTATGACTGACGATACTATCGGCTGGATTTTACTTTCTGTGGTTTCAGGTTTAGCTAGTAGCGGCAAATTTGACCTAGGGACAATTTTCCATTCTGTGAGCGCGGCCATATTATTTTTAGCGATCGCTTTCACAATTGGGCGTACTATCGTAGATCAGATTTTGCGGTGGGTTGATGACTACGTTGGTGGAATCTCAGCTAGTATATCGGCTGTGCTGATTCTTTCGCTCTCGGCAGCAGCACTTACCCATGCATTAGGTCTAGAAGCAGCATTAGGTGCTTTCGTGCTGGGGATTCTGGCCGGTCAATCCCGTCGCTTTAGCAATGAAGCTGGACACATGCTAGAAGTCTTCACAGCAAGCTTTCTAGCACCAATTTTCTTTGCTTCAGCTGGCTTGAAAGTTAATTTGCTAGCTCTGTTAGTCCCCCAGACGTTGTTATTTGGCTTGATTGTTCTTGCTGTCGCCTGTGTTGGCAAATTTACAGGTGCTTACCTTGGTTCTCGCGTCGGTGGCTTGAGTCATTGGGAAGGTTTGGCGATGGGTTCCGGGATGAATGCTCGCGGGGCAATGGAAATTGTCGTTGCCACCATTGGTTTATCTTTGGGAGTGCTGAATCCCCAGATGTACTCAATTATTGTTATGGTGGCAATCGTCACTTCCCTAATGGCTCCACCCCTTCTGCGCTGGACTTTATCAAAAGTGGTTATGAGTGAGGAGGAAGCTCAACGGTTGGAACAAGAAGAGCAGGATAGCCGCAGCTTTATCAAGCAAATCCACCGTGTCTTAATACCTACTAGCGGTGGCCCCAACATCCAACTTGCAGCGCAACTAGTGGGCTACATGGCTCACCAAAACTCGATAGAAGTGACATCTCTATATGCCCTGAGTGACAAGCAGCCTCAAAAGAAAGGCCGCCGGGCAGCGACCCAGGTTAAAGATACCGCCGCCGAGGAAGCTCTGGCTTCTGTTGCTGAGGAAATGCAGCTACCTGATGATACGACCCTGCAAACAAAAATGGAGTCTGGGCGTAGTAAAGCGGAGGTAATTTTGAATGAAGCGAACAAAAACTATGACTTGATTGTATTGGGAGCTTCTGAACAGATACGTCCTCAGAAAACATTGTTTAATTTGCTTGTAGATCGGGTAGTACAAGAAGCGCCATGTGCAACGATGGTGGTCAAATCGCACCTACCCCAAGCTAAAGGCGAGATATGCAAAATCGCTCAACAAAAGCTGACAAAGATTCTGGTGCCAACTGTGGGGACAGAATATAGTAAAAATGCTGTAGAGATGGCAAGTACGATCGCTGCTCAAATGGGAGCATTAGTTATGATCGTGAACGTGATTAATTTGCCACAAGTTGAATATATTCTATACGAACAGCGATCGCTAACTCCAGTGAAGGAAATTGCTCACGATCTGCTTGAACAGCAAGCAGCAATTGGCCGCAATCTAGGTGCTGATGTCAAAACATATATTCTTCAAGGAACCAGCCCAGAAAGAGAAATCCTCAAGTTTGCCCAAACCCAAGAAGTTGACCTAATTATTTTAGGGAGTAGTATCCGAATGGTTACAGGTCGCGTTTTCTTTGGTCACAGAGTGGATGCAATATTAAGTAAAGCCCATTGCCCAGTAGCAGTAATTACTACGCCATAG
- a CDS encoding class I SAM-dependent methyltransferase — MSKFLHFIVSLVLILSYSLLNPTLTAQAANGASAVYEQRIIHSPDGIGKYYMGREIAKVMGYTGAGWLERPSREGEEQPSKIVSLLNLKPNDVVADIGAGTGYLSFRIAPLLTAGKVLAVDVQPEMLEIIELFKKEKNITNVEPVLATLSDPNLPSESIDLALMVDAYHELEYPQEVMQGIVKALKPGGRVVLVEYRGENPFIMIKGLHKMTQKQVRKEMQAVGLVWRETKNLLPQQHLMVFEKPDSSDLLTK, encoded by the coding sequence ATGTCAAAATTTCTCCACTTTATAGTATCTCTTGTTCTAATACTGAGTTACTCGCTGCTAAACCCAACCTTGACAGCACAAGCCGCCAATGGTGCGAGCGCAGTTTACGAACAACGGATAATCCACAGTCCAGATGGTATTGGCAAATATTACATGGGGCGCGAAATCGCCAAAGTTATGGGATACACTGGCGCTGGCTGGCTAGAACGTCCCAGCCGAGAGGGAGAGGAACAGCCAAGTAAGATAGTCAGCCTTCTCAACTTGAAACCTAACGATGTAGTGGCTGATATTGGCGCTGGTACAGGTTACTTAAGCTTTCGCATCGCACCGTTATTAACAGCAGGTAAGGTGTTAGCTGTAGATGTTCAGCCAGAAATGTTAGAAATAATTGAGTTGTTCAAAAAAGAGAAAAATATCACCAATGTTGAGCCTGTTTTAGCAACCCTTAGTGACCCAAACTTACCATCTGAAAGTATCGATTTGGCATTGATGGTAGATGCTTATCATGAACTTGAGTATCCTCAAGAAGTGATGCAAGGAATTGTGAAAGCACTAAAACCAGGTGGTCGGGTAGTCCTGGTTGAGTACCGGGGTGAAAATCCCTTTATTATGATTAAAGGTCTGCACAAGATGACTCAAAAGCAAGTCCGTAAAGAAATGCAAGCTGTTGGTTTGGTTTGGCGGGAAACTAAAAACTTGTTACCTCAACAGCATTTAATGGTATTTGAGAAACCTGATTCTAGCGATTTATTAACAAAATGA